The Salvelinus fontinalis isolate EN_2023a chromosome 32, ASM2944872v1, whole genome shotgun sequence nucleotide sequence CCGAGGGAAGGGATGAAGGTGCAAATGAAAGTAATTCAACTTTTATTTGTTAAcatgaattaattaattaattaacacTGTTGGTGGTCCTTGAAGAGGACTTTCTTTACACGACTCACTACAGTTACTTACATGTAAAAGAAACATCCCTTCTCTTCAACCATCCTCCCCCAGACGTGCACAATAACACCCAAAGAAATTTGATGGAGGGAATTGGAAAAAAGCAACCTTTTTGAATCATGCTTCATGGTATAATTTGTAGAGTTGAAACTAGCCTATATCGAGTAACCGTAGGGAAACTAGGGAAGCACTAGTCCAAGAGCAGAGGCTGTCATGTGTCAACTGGAAGTGGCTTTGGATAAACGTGTCTGCTGAATGTTCCATCTAGAAAAGGAACCCTAAAGTAGAGCAGGAAAGTAAAGTGTTTTCAATTCAATACGGCTTTATTGTATTGAGGTGCAACTAACAGTTAACTTAAGTTGTCCCGCTAAATATTGGATGATTAAATCATTTTGTTTTTGAAGTACTGTGAAATAGGTTAGCCAGGACAAAAATATGCAGGTGTTTTAAATGTGTATGCATTTTTGGAAAGGTATTATTCCAGTGTTGCATTTATCTGAGAACCTTCTGTGTTTGCTTGCCTCTACTTTACAATGTCGTCTGATCACTTTTTGCTCCTCAGTGAAAATGGAGGAGTCTGTTTCCTTGGAGATGGACAATCATGTTCTGCTTGACAAGGAGGATGGTTGCTACGACAACACGGAGGCTGCCTTCAGCGACGATGAGGAGGAGGTTAACAACAAGGGTGAGGGTGAGGAAGGACACATTTTATTACTCCACTCAACACAGATACTAGATAATGTTAGAACCATGTTAACATTGAACTACACCAGACTCAACACTTAAATGGGTACAATATATTCTGCTGCATTTTATACCAAACGAGCATTATCTAGCTTGCTCTCAAATCTGTCTGtccttgccaactcctatgggtgacaatgaccataggagttggataGACAACACAAACAAATCTAGGACCAGGCCTATCACAAGCATCATCTCAACTCAGATTATCACCACGTTAGATTGGTTTTGCCTTCAATAGATGAAGCCCTATTTTAACATAGATGAACCTTAATGCCTTAACACTGATTTTAGCTTGGATGAAGCCAAATCAGAAACTTGCATGTGAAAACAATTAAGAAACTCATAGTCCAATTCAAAAGACTGGAAACATATTAGGGCCTCACTCTCACTCTGCTTCGTAGTCATCCACATCAAGTCATTGGCTGACCTCTCATTTTGGTTATTACAGGCAATAAAAAGCGTGAGTTCAGATTCCACCCAATCAAAGAGGCCATTATTGAGGAGCCCGCTGACATCACTCCCTACGTGGATCAGTTGGACGACACGATGAAGGAGAAGGTGTTGCAGTTACAGAAAGGAAGGTTAGTAGAGTGGATGTGACTGGACATTTATTTGTCTAACAAACACACTCACTCAATTAAATTCAATTAGTCTTATTGGCATAAGACATTGCCAGAGCCAACATCAGTGAACGTGACAAGAGTTggagaaggccctaaaaattgtcaaagaccccagccaccccagtcatagactgttctctctactaccgcatggcaagcggtaccggagtgccaagtctaggacaaaaaggcttctcaacagtttttacccccagccataagactactgaacaggtaatcaaatggctacccggactatttgcattgtgtgccctccACCAactcccccaacccctcttttacgctgctgctactctgtttatcatatgtgcatagtcactttaactatacattcatgtacataatacctcaattgggccgaccgaccagtgctcccgcacattggcaaaccgggctatctgcattgtgtcccgccacccgccacccaccacccgccaacccctcttttacactactgctactctctgttcatcatatacgcatagtcactttaaccatatctacatgtacatactacttcaatcagcctgactaaccggtgtctgtatgcggcctcgctacttttatagcctcgctactctatatagcctgtctttttactgttgttttatttctttacttacctattgttcacctaacaccttttttgcactgtcggttagagcctgtaagtaagcatttcactgtaaggtctacacctgttgtattcgacgcatgtgacaaataaactttgatttgatttggtcccTGCTTTACCCATTCACAGTGGTAACGTGTAGATCTGTATGGATTGGAGGGATGTTGACAATAATGCCATTAGCTCCGCTCCTCTGCCTAGCTCACGAGTAGGTTGGCTGCTTTCGGCCATTTTGCTTCCTTTGATTTGGAGAGCCACTTTCGTACTTCATCTCTCAGCCTCCCCCCCCAAATCACTCACCCATTCACTCCCATTGCTGTCAATTGTTCTCATTGCTGATTGCAACAACATTGCTGATTGCAGAAGTGGAAATCTTATTCGAAATGAGCTCTTCAATAATTATTtcctttccccatctctccctccaacaGTGACACAGAGGCACATTGTGAAGTCATGCAGGAGATAGTGGATCTGATCCTGGAGGTGAGTCAGCAAAAAAAGATATAACATTGGTTAAATACATATATTTATTTGGGTAATCGTATATCTTGTGGGGGAAATGGGAATTCTGTGGTTTATTGAcgttccctttctgtctctcctcccttgtttcgcttgttctctctctctctcaggaggacTTTGACTCAGAGCAGATGTCCACTCTGGCCTCCTGTCTGGCTGAGCTCTTCAAGGGCCACTTCAGAGGAGACGTACTGCCTGACGACATCACAGAAGAGTAAGTTAATGTGCGCCTTCTGATGGCGTCAACAGGGGGTAAGACGGGACGTCTGTCTGTGCCGTGCATTTGTGTATACATGCGAAAAAAGACGAAGTCTATAGAATATTAACTTTGTTGTGTGTTCGCAGGTCGCTGGAGGAGTCTGTGTGTAAGCCTGTGTGCCTGGTGTTCAGGAACCTGTGTCAGATGCAGGAGGACAACAGTGGCTTCTCAGTGCTGTTGGAGATGCTGGCGGAGCTCTACCAGAAACAGCCCAAGATCGGCTATCACCTGCTTTACTACCTCAAGGCCAGGTGAAGGGACTGGGTCCACCACACTGCTTAGCATTAGCAAGGAATGGGAGCCATTGGTTTCAAGGAGGCTGAGGGAGTAGTGGGTTAGACATTTTGCTGTCCGCTAGAAATGATTGTCTCCTTTCTTACAACCGTCCACTGTTTTAGTTTCTCTAATGCTGCTGGTAACGTTCTTTCTACATTGATAAAGCAGTCATTGGAGACATGAGCCTGGACACATTTTTGCCCTCGCACTGCTCTGTTGGTTTAACATCACTTGATCTAACGTTGTTGGACCATTGTTGCAGCATAGCTGTAACCTAGTTCTAACGTTGTAACAACGTCTCCCACCACAGTAAAGCAGCGATGGGGAAGATGAGTCTGTACGAGTCGTTTGCCCAGGCCACAGCGCTAGGAGACCTGCACACCTGTCTCATGATGGACATGAAGGCCTGCCAGGAGGACGACATCAGGCTGCTCTGCTATCTCACACCATCCATCTACACTGAGGTACACACAAACTTCTTCTACAACATGGTACACACAAACTTCATCTACGTCGaggtacacacaaacactccatctacgccgaggtacacacaaacactccatctacgccgaggtacacacaaacactccatctacgccgaggcacacacaaacactccatctacgccgaggcacacacaaacactccatctacgccgaggtacacacaaacactccatctacgccgaggtacacacaaacactccatctacgccgaggtacacacaaacactccatctacgccgaggtacacacaaacactccatctacgccgaggcacacacaaacactccatctacgccgaggtacacacaaacactccatctacgccgaggcacacacaaacactccatctacgccgaggcacacacaaacactccatctacgccgaggtacacacaaacactccatctacgccgaggtacacacaaacactccatctaCGCCGAGGTACACAAAAACACTCCATCTACGCCGAGGTACACAAAAACACACGATCTACGCCGaggtacacacaaacactccatctacgccgaggtacacacaaacactccatctacgccgaggtacacacaaacactccatctacgccgaggtacacacaaacactccatctacgccgaggtacacacaaacactccatctacgccgaggtacacacaaacactccatctacgccgaggtacacacaaacactccatctacgccgaggtacacacaaacactccatctacgccgaggtacacacaaacactccatctacgccgaggtacacacaaacactccatctacgccgaggtacacacaaacactccatctacgccgaggtacacacaaacactccatctacgccgaggtacacacaaacactccatctacgccgaggtacacacaaacactccatctacgccgaggtacacacaaacactccatctacgccgaggtacacacaaacactccatctacgccgaggtacacacaaacactccatctacgccgaggtgcacacaaacactccatctaCGCCGAgctgcacacaaacactccatctaCGCCGAgctgcacacaaacactccatctaCGCCGAggcgcacacaaacactccatctaCGCCGAggcgcacacaaacactccatctaCGCCGAggcgcacacaaacactccatctaCGCCGAggcgcacacaaacactccatctaCGCCGAggcgcacacaaacactccatctaCGCCGAggcgcacacaaacactccatctacgccgaggtacacacaaacacaccatctaCGCCGAGGTACACAAAAACACTCCATCTACGCcgaggtacacacaaacacaccatctaCGCCGAGGCACACAAAAACACACGATCTACGCCGaggtacacacaaacactccatctacgccgaggtacacacaaacacaccatctaCGCcgaggcacacacaaacacaccatctaCGCCgaggcacacacaaacactccatctacgccgaggtacacacaaacactccatctaCGCCGAGGTACACAAAAACACACCATCTACGCCGaggtacacacaaacactccatctacgccgaggtacacacaaacactccatctacgccgaggcacacacaaacactccatctacgccgaggcacacacaaacactccatctacgccgaggcacacacaaacactccatctacgccgaggtacacacaaacacaccatctaCGCCGAGGTACACAAACACACCATCCATGCcgaggtacacacaaacacaccatctaCGCcgaggtgcacacaaacacaccatctaCGCCgaggtgcaaacacacacacacagacaccatctacagtgccttgagaaagtattcacaccccttgactttttccacattttgttgttagattgaatttaaaatggattaaattgagatgttgtgtcactgatctacacacaataccccataatgtcaaagtggaatcatggttttagaaatgtttacaaatgaattacaaatgaaaagttgaaatgtcttgagtcaataagtattcaacccttttgttatggcaatcctaaataaattcaggtgtaaaaatataaaaatattgtacaatccaggtgtgcaaagctcttagagacttgtaatcgctgccaaaggtgattttaacatgtattgactcgggtttgaatacttatctaatcaagatatattagtgttttattttccataAAAAAAATGTACAATGTTAGGATTTTTCTTCCgctttgtgtagattgttgacaaaaaatgacatcCGTTTGAATcctactttgtaacacaacaacatgtggaaaaggtcaaggggtgtgagtacTGAAGGCACTGTTACACTGTTtatatctccctcctctctctgtagttCCCAGATGAGACATTGCGCAGTGGAGAGCTACTCAACATGATTGTAGCAGTCATCGATTCAACACAGGTAATTTATCCACACTCACACAAAAATATACAATACTGCATAGTATTTTTCTGCCTCAACCCTCCCATTTCAACCCCCAACTCTTTTTGTCTCTTTCAGCTTCAGGAGCTGATGTGTCACGTGATGATTGGCAATCTGGTGATGTTCCGCAAGGACTCTGTCCTCAATATCCTCAGTGAGTCACATATAACgtcagacaaacacacaccccaaacacacacaaactgagaAAACCAGATTCATAGTGAATGTGTATGAACTGTGCTTGTCTCACTGTATGACATATTGTCTCTGCTCTACAGTCCAGTCTCTGGAATGGGAGACGTTTGAGCAGTACAGTGCCTGGCAGCTCTTCCTGGCCCACAGCATTCCACTGGAGACCATTATCCCCATCCTGCAGCACCTCAAGTACAAAGGTGAGGTACACACAATGGCCTAGATAGACACTGCTCTCCGCTATTAGCTAAATCGCTAAGACTGTTGACCCCTTCAACAGTGCCATTGTCGTTTTTTGTTTGGTACACATCCCTGCGTTcccaccatcacacaattactgtttatGCAATCCAAAAATGTTCCATTATTAGTtccaatctgggtcaggtgggtaTAATTTGAAAGCCTATTCTATTGCCAACGTGGCTATCTAAGTTATAAAATATAGTAGCCCATTTGGGGCGGGAGCACGAATCTTTTGTACTCAAGTTTATAACGGTTGTCAGTCAAAACACACAGCGCTGGGAAGTGGAGAACCTGTGTTTTGACATCCATGTATAGCATGTTGGCTGTACAGCTTCTGCGTTCTAAATTAGGCACTTATCAATGACAAAATGTGAATATTTGGGCTGGGTATGCTATTGACCTTCACTAAAATGAGTTAATGGTTCTACAATGTACTTTCCTGGTATTACCACTGGCATAATATTCTTACGTTGTACCTCTTCCTGTCCAGAACACCCAGAAGCACTCTCCTGTTTGCTGTTGCAACTACGCAGGGAAAAGTAAGCTATATTTACAGGTACATACTGTATCTCTGCAAATTAATACAGTGGCATCGGTACTGATCCCTGTGGTGCTCCTTCCCCCTTTAGACCCAGTGGTGAGATGGTGAAGATGGTGCTGAGTCGGCCCTGCCACCCGGAGGACCAGTTCACCACCAGTATCCTGCGCCACTGGGCGGCCAAGCACGACGACGTCCTGGGGGAACACATCAAGGCCCTGCTCATCAAGAACAACAACATGCCACGCAAACGCCAGAGGTGACTAAGAGTCCACCACTTTCACTTTTTAAGGAGATGGAGTTTTTACCTTCATCTTAATAGTTTTCTTTACCTCCAGAGAAGGTCTTTGATGACTTGTTACATCAATCCACTGTTTGGATATTGCTAATGTCGGCATCCAATTGGTTCACGCTTCATAAACGCTTCATAAAcatcgctcacacacacacttcaattcAACTTCTAGCACAACAATATCAGTCCAGAAGATCTGTGTTCGACTTAGATTTAAAGATTTTTCATTCTGTTGCCAACGATTTTAAGTCCCAAGTTTTCATACTCGCATTCCATGCATTGTTTACTTCACAGTGCTTTCCGTATCTCTCGGGGTAAGAAAAACCATTGATTGGTGTGAAAGTCCGGAAATCTGTAACTGAAGAGACACACGTGGGTTTAAAGGCTTCAGCGTTGTGTTCTAATGGTCCTGGTCATTGATTTTGAGCTTTTGTTCGTTTTGACTGCACTGCAGATGACCTGCCTGATCACCCATGGTCTTGATTATTAGTTGAATCGGTCGTTTAAATGCTGGGcttgaacaaaagcctgcacactgtGTTGGTGACCGATAGGTTAAAGCCTGGTAACAAGAGTATAAGGAAAGACtgttattgtctgtgtgtgtctcccagTCTGCGCAGCTCCAGCAGTAAACTGGCCcagctgaccctggaacagatccTGGAGCACATGGACAACCTGAGGCTCAACCTCAGCAACACCAagaacagctgtgagtctctCACACACTGTTTTACTATTCTAAAACACACACATCTGTTCTGCAATAGCAGCAAACTAACACCACATCATACACCTACCTCAGTGTCCCCCAAACATGCCTCTAACCCAGTGAACTCTGACCCTACTCTGTCTGTGGGTCCCCAGTCTTCACACAGACGCCCATCCTGCAGGCACTGCAGCATGTCCAGGCCAGCTGTGACGAGGCCCACAAGATGAGGTGAGACCCCAGACTCTCTCACTGTCCTCAGGGGATCATTTCAAGCTACTATGACTGCACTGAGATACTCTGTATTCTTATTACACACAGTTCCCGAGGCGTGTCTTATAGTGGTTTAACAGTATGACAGGATTGTAAATGTGTCCTTcctttctgtctctgcctctcagaTTCAGCGACCTCTTTTCATTGGCCGAGGAGTACGAAGAGCCCTCCTCCAAGCCTCCCAAGTCACGGCGCAAGGCCCCCGCCTCCTCCCCGCGGTCGCGTAAGGGAGCGGCCACCCCTGTGAGCAACGAGGAAGAGAGCGCGTCTAGCAGTGCCTCGGTAGGTCTTCCTACGGCAACTTCCTTTTTAATAGAAGCTGCGTTAAGATGAGCCTTACATAGCCCCATACCCTTGTACACTCCAGAACCAGGATTAGATTTAGCTTTTGATAATTGCTAATTAACAGAAGCTACGCTGTTAATCAGGAACTATTTTGTGCCTCCCTCAGCTGTGTcactataatttgttttattttaagcTTTCCTGGTTTCAGAAGCTATTTCTGTCTCCACTTGTTCCTCCAACGTCCTTTTTATTTCCACCCCTATCAAAGGAGGAAGAGGACTCCAAACCCAAAGCCcccaagaggaagaggaaaggctCATCTGCGGTGGCCTCGGACAGCGACTGACAGCCCCACAACCAACCCGCTCCCACCTGCACATAGTGACATCCCTGTAGACAGGACCGTCAGCCAACCAGCTTCTCCAAACCACTGAGGAAACCCCGCCCCCAGAGACACTCAACAAGAGGGGTCGGGGCTCCTCCGCGTGGACTCTTGTGCTACTGGCCGGAGCCATGGAGACACTCGACCTCACCTCTCACTGGTCATTGGCTGCTTTGTGTCAGTTGGTCTGGCTGGATTGGTCAGGGGGAGCATTCCGAGGGGAAATGCCAGTCGCTGTGGCACAGACTGACAGAAGTACTGTTACGAGAGGGATATCTATATCCTTGAGGAAATGATTACATGACTAGACTGGATGTCTGGCGGGTAAATGTGTTGCTCTATTGTCACTTAGTTGTCCGCCTATCACACTGCACTTAGAGACATCAGACAAAGCATTTTATAAGCCGTGACCATGATGACCGACCAACCAGCAAGACCATCCAATCCAGGCAATTTTAACAGAGGCACATGTGAAAGGTTTAGGTGATTCCTACcgttttgaggggggggggggggtgcgagAGTTGTTGAAGTGAGGAGAAATAGTCACCCATGTCCCAATCCCAACCCCATAGAGAAAAATGTTCCGCCCCACATCTGAAAAACTCAACGCTTGGTTGATTAACATGCCTGTCCCTGTTCACCCTTCATTTCTGATTGGCAAGAAGCGAGACCATGGACACACGCTCTCATTGGATCATTTGAACCACAGATGGTTGGACTGTATGCGAGGTCAGAAATAAAGACTGTATGAATGGAGGAGACAGATGTAGTTGCTGAACTTTTTAATGGAAATGTCTTTCTACTGAACTATTTTCATAAAAAAGATCATAACTATGTTAAATGATTATGATATTAATAAAAAAAAGGGCTACAAAAAAAAAGAACCAAGTGGTGGAAGCATAGTCTTATGTGTTTGACATTAGAGTTTGAATGTTGCGCGTCGATTCGGGCTTATGGTTGTGATTTGACACGCTGAAGCACAGCTCACACAAGTCAATTGTTGTTGTAACACTACCCAGAACAGAGAGGGACTGTCAAAGAGTACAGCAAAGAGCTTCTGCCGCTGCAATAAATGAGTAGCCAAGTGTATCGATAGCTATGGGGTTTTATTCTTCTTAGCAGCTCCTTGTCTCTATTTTAATTTAGAGTAATATTTTGTTTTCTCTGGTcatagtaacaacatgaatttgtgcatgtgGCAGATGCGGTGGGGACTCGACTTtcaccatcagctggaagactgtccCATCTCTCTGTTCACTCTAACCGGAGGAAAGTAAGGAGAGAGCAAGGACCGTGAGAGGCAGACCCTCTGCTGCTTTCTTTCCCTCCTCTGAGACTAATgccatgttcaaaacaactggggaaatctcagacttacgacttcacaactggtaaCTCGGGGGGCGGTACGAGATGCGACTGGGAAAAACCGCTttaaacggtcatccaactctgaATTCCAAATCGTAAACTCTGGCATCTGTCtggagctccgactttccgacctgaataTGACGTCATTAGACCTCGTTTTCTTTCGAATCCAGAGTTGTTTTGAAAGcatgcaggtaccatcagtccagtcAATTTATGCTCAGCTGTGCCTCGCAAGTGCTGCACCAACGGATCTATTTCGTTATCAAAGGTAGAGTTTTGGAATATGATGTCTGAGAATAACAACATTGGCAGACCTGGCATTTAGCCAACCTTTTGAGTCAACAAACAAATATGTTTGTTGACTCAAAAGGTTGGTTACCACTGCTTCAACAGATTCAAATCCAAGGATAACTAGGTAGAAAATACTACATATGTATCCACTGATAACTGAAATTTAGACTTAATTTATATTTTTCAGTGAAGTAATTAATAACAGGCaagaacattcttattttcaagttGTTGTAGATAAGGAATATCAAAGCACACGTTGAGATGAATGAATGTACAAGATTGAAACGTACTTTGGTGATAATGcctgagaagccggtgtttggaggaaatATTGGCACGCGTGTTCGGCCCAAGACGAAGTGGAGACTGAGAAATGCTGCCTGACTCTCTCTCGTCCCAACTccaacacgttcattactatgggacagttggagatcgaatttgaatattgaaacaatgtggcaaatgtcggagagacagacagcaatgtTCATACagatctctgctgttgaaaactaaatgttagtcttaaAGAAATGTGAGATGCTTTTTAGAGCGGAGATCAAGATTATATCTTCCctgcctgggctgatgagacagtggattgcgcagtcagatggaacagagtaaacaggcattttaacatcatacaTTTAGCTGGTGGATACCTTCATATGAGActgctatatacactgctcaaaaaaataaagggaacacttaaacaacacaatgtaactccaagtcaatcacacttctgtgaaatcaaactgtccacttaggaagcaacactgattgacaataaatttcacatgctgttgtgcaaatggaatagacaaaaggtggaaattatagacaattagctagacacccccaaaaaaggagtgattctgcaggtggtgaccacagaccacttctcttcctatgcttcctggctgatgttttggtcacttttgaatgctggcggtgctctcactctagtggtagcatgagacggagtctacaacccacacaagtggctcaggtagtgcagttcatccaggatggcacatcaatgcgagctgtggcaaaaaggtttgctgtgtctgtcagcgtagtgtccagagcatggaagcgctaccaggagacaggccagtacatcaggagacgtggaggaggccgtaggagggcaacaacccagcagcaggaccgctacctccgcctttgtgcaaggaggtgcactgccagagtcctgcaaaatgacctccagcaggccaaaaATGTGCATTtgaaacaatatcccacaatccAGGTGGGAACAATGGagaacttaagtatgatccc carries:
- the LOC129831163 gene encoding integrator complex subunit 3-like isoform X2, producing MEPSPAKGKPQGRLLVSTTLDAKDELEERLERCVGIVTSLTNGLSEREANDAITANVCKGPQQHEEVCLGLFALLLTEPPQAQRCYRDLTLVNRDGMNVILIKINQILMEKFLKLQDVCRTQLVWLVRELVKSGVIGADGVLMTLMKQIAGGDITSKNLWLAENVLDILLDQREWVLKSGMLIAMSVYTYLRLIVDHGTPALLVLRQKEVDLCIGLLREKFMECFIIGRDLVRLLQIVARIPEMELLWKDLLHNPQALSPQFTGKGLLQLLTARTSRKFLACRLTPDMETKLLFMTSRVRFGQQKRYQDWFQRQYLSTAESQSLRCDLIRYICGVVHPSNDVLSSDILPRWAIIGWLLTTCTSNVAASNAKLALFYDWLFFSPEKDSIMNIEPAILVMHHSMKPHPAITATLLDFMCRIIPHFFPPLEGQVRQGVFNSLTFIMEKRVLAHLAPLFDNPKLDRELRSMLRERFAEFCSSPSPPTEGRDEGANEMKMEESVSLEMDNHVLLDKEDGCYDNTEAAFSDDEEEVNNKGNKKREFRFHPIKEAIIEEPADITPYVDQLDDTMKEKVLQLQKGSDTEAHCEVMQEIVDLILEEDFDSEQMSTLASCLAELFKGHFRGDVLPDDITEESLEESVCKPVCLVFRNLCQMQEDNSGFSVLLEMLAELYQKQPKIGYHLLYYLKASKAAMGKMSLYESFAQATALGDLHTCLMMDMKACQEDDIRLLCYLTPSIYTEFPDETLRSGELLNMIVAVIDSTQLQELMCHVMIGNLVMFRKDSVLNILIQSLEWETFEQYSAWQLFLAHSIPLETIIPILQHLKYKEHPEALSCLLLQLRREKPSGEMVKMVLSRPCHPEDQFTTSILRHWAAKHDDVLGEHIKALLIKNNNMPRKRQSLRSSSSKLAQLTLEQILEHMDNLRLNLSNTKNSFFTQTPILQALQHVQASCDEAHKMRFSDLFSLAEEYEEPSSKPPKSRRKAPASSPRSRKGAATPVSNEEESASSSASEEEDSKPKAPKRKRKGSSAVASDSD